The proteins below come from a single Drosophila ananassae strain 14024-0371.13 chromosome 4 unlocalized genomic scaffold, ASM1763931v2 tig00000241, whole genome shotgun sequence genomic window:
- the LOC123258038 gene encoding UDP-N-acetylmuramoylalanine--D-glutamate ligase, with product MVRISYLAVQLNKYKNQNVAVFGLGKTGLSAINALTKSGARIYAWDDHEEQIANAKMMYKKCNFIHPKEYNWHEISALVLSPGVPTEPHWIVKLARRFDCKIKSDIELFLEAKTTNQKVIGVTGTNGKSTTTSLIGHILKSAGKKVAIGGNLGVPVLDLERDAEIYVIELSSFQLELMNEINVDISALLNITPDHIDRHGSMENYIATKLKLINGSEVAVIGCDNEITADIFNKFTGDKIPISVTYSPMSFQRVTLESRKEKPLPTTQMTEGGARDLISLAGNNLLDYSEQITGIDRNYLDPSVSYLDDKRGTGIQKISLKLENHSLSVSDVKINLISNAENIAATYAVCKVLGVDSNTIINGIKSFSGLRHRNELLGKIRNVFFVNDSKATNAKSSEKAILSYENINWIAGGRSKKGGIESLSKHFTRVRKAFLIGESTEAFANVMENKVDYVKCCNLEDAFRLAFEEALNSAEEVTILLSPACASFDQWKNFEERGEAFCRMFENLRYNHTCCLV from the coding sequence ATGGTTCGCATAAGTTATCTAGCAGTGCAActaaacaaatacaaaaatcaaaacgTCGCGGTTTTTGGTCTTGGTAAAACTGGTTTATCCGCCATTAACGCTCTAACAAAGAGTGGTGCAAGAATATATGCATGGGATGATCATGAAGAGCAAATAGCAAATGCAAAAATGatgtataaaaaatgtaattttattCATCCCAAGGAATACAATTGGCATGAGATCAGTGCATTGGTTTTAAGCCCTGGAGTGCCAACAGAGCCACATTGGATAGTAAAACTTGCAAGGAGATTTGATTGCAAAATAAAATCAGACATTGAGCTATTTCTTGAAGCTAAAACTACGAACCAGAAGGTAATAGGCGTCACAGGAACAAATGGTAAATCAACCACTACATCACTAATAGGGCACATATTAAAATCTGCAGGGAAAAAAGTAGCTATTGGTGGAAATTTAGGCGTTCCTGTTTTGGATCTAGAAAGAGATGCAGAAATTTATGTAATCGAACTCTCCTCTTTTCAATTGGAGTTGATGAATGAAATTAACGTGGACATTTCAGCACTGCTCAATATTACACCAGATCACATAGATAGGCATGGAAGTATGGAGAACTACATAGCAACTAAATTAAAACTGATAAACGGTAGTGAGGTTGCCGTAATAGGATGTGACAATGAGATTACTGCTGATATATTCAACAAATTCACTGGAGACAAAATTCCAATCTCAGTAACATATTCCCCGATGTCATTCCAGCGCGTGACGCTGGAATCCAGAAAAGAAAAACCATTGCCAACTACTCAGATGACAGAGGGTGGTGCAAGAGATCTAATATCATTGGCAGGTAACAATTTGCTTGATTATAGTGAACAGATTACTGGTATAGATCGAAATTatctggatcccagtgtcagctacttggaTGACAAAAGGGGCACTGGGATCCAGAAGATCTCGTTAAAACTAGAGAATCATAGCTTATCAGTAAGCGACGTGAAAATAAACCTAATATCCAACGCAGAAAACATAGCAGCCACATATGCCGTATGTAAGGTACTTGGAGTAGATAGCAACACTATTATCAATGGAATCAAGTCCTTTTCAGGACTGAGGCATAGGAATGAACTGCTTGGCAAAATAAGAAATGTGTTTTTCGTGAACGATAGCAAAGCAACTAATGCAAAATCGAGCGAAAAGGCGATCTTATCTTATGAAAACATAAATTGGATCGCTGGTGGAAGAAGCAAAAAAGGTGGAATAGAATCATTAAGCAAGCATTTTACAAGGGTTAGAAAAGCTTTTCTTATTGGAGAATCAACCGAAGCTTTTGCAAATGTTATGGAGAATAAAGTAGATTATGTTAAATGTTGCAATCTAGAAGATGCATTCAGATTGGCTTTTGAAGAGGCCTTAAATAGCGCAGAAGAAGTAACAATATTACTTTCTCCCGCGTGTGCTTCTTTTGATCAATGGAAAAATTTCGAGGAACGTGGTGAAGCATTTTGTAGAATGTTTGAAAATCTCAGGTACAATCACACATGCTGTTTAGTATGA